Proteins from a single region of Urocitellus parryii isolate mUroPar1 chromosome 4, mUroPar1.hap1, whole genome shotgun sequence:
- the Fgf3 gene encoding fibroblast growth factor 3, which produces MGLIWLLLLSLLEPGWPAAGPGARLRRDAGGRGGVYEHLGGAPRRRKLYCATKYHLQLHPSGRVNGSLENSAYSILEITAVEVGVVAIKGLFSGRYLAMNKRGRLYASEHYSAECEFVERIQELGYSTYSSRLYRSVPGGPGTRRPPSAERLWYVSVNGKGRPRRGFKTRRTQKSSLFLPRVLDPKDHEMVRRLQSGHSRPLSKGGQPRRRRRQKSPGGRGGAEPSHIWAPS; this is translated from the exons ATGGGCTTGATCTGGCTCCTGCTGCTCAGCCTGCTGGAGCCCGGCTGGCCCGCGGCGGGCCCCGGGGCGCGGCTGCGGCGCGATGCGGGCGGCCGCGGCGGAGTCTACGAGCACCTCGGCGGGGCGCCCCGGCGCCGCAAGCTCTACTGCGCCACCAAGTACCACCTTCAGCTGCACCCGAGCGGCCGCGTCAACGGCAGCCTGGAGAACAGCGCCTACA GCATCCTGGAGATTACCGCGGTGGAGGTGGGCGTCGTCGCCATCAAAGGGCTTTTCTCTGGGCGGTACCTGGCCATGAACAAGAGGGGACGGCTCTATGCTTCG GAGCATTACAGCGCCGAGTGCGAGTTCGTGGAGCGGATCCAGGAGCTGGGCTACAGCACCTACTCCTCCCGGCTGTACCGCTCGGTGCCCGGGGGCCCGGGGACGCGGCGGCCGCCCAGCGCCGAGAGACTGTGGTACGTGTCCGTGAACGGCAAGGGCCGGCCCCGCCGGGGCTTCAAGACCCGCCGCACGCAGAAGTCCTCCCTGTTCCTGCCCCGCGTGCTGGACCCCAAGGACCACGAGATGGTGCGGCGGCTGCAGAGCGGCCACTCCAGGCCCCTGAGCAAGGGTGGCCAGCCCCGGCGACGGCGGCGGCAGAAGAGCCCGGGAGGCCGCGGGGGAGCCGAGCCCTCGCACATCTGGGCTCCGAGCTGA